The following proteins are co-located in the Rhodococcus opacus B4 genome:
- a CDS encoding PPA1309 family protein, translating into MGPVSEENVNRETDALARCVREVVEFVDAGGWDQPPQMFALVPTELLAAAEPSLLDQLADGAELTPVEQDPFPGDIDGGSRALDEFLATTSWPESVVGCALVQEIVVLPPEAESDLDDALVPLLSDRDAADDAARAAAESHPDRRSARLIAAVLRDGPSLCLMQLRPDEDADPYAGIELLTYEDLAPNLVSALYATLDATEDD; encoded by the coding sequence ATGGGTCCCGTGAGTGAAGAGAATGTGAACCGAGAGACGGACGCCCTCGCCCGCTGTGTGCGTGAGGTGGTCGAATTCGTCGATGCCGGAGGGTGGGATCAGCCGCCCCAGATGTTCGCACTCGTCCCGACCGAACTCCTCGCGGCCGCCGAACCGAGCCTGCTCGACCAACTCGCCGACGGCGCGGAATTGACCCCGGTGGAACAGGATCCGTTCCCCGGCGACATCGACGGCGGGTCACGCGCGCTCGACGAATTCCTCGCCACCACCAGCTGGCCCGAGTCCGTGGTCGGGTGCGCCCTCGTCCAGGAGATCGTCGTCCTGCCGCCCGAGGCGGAATCCGATCTCGACGACGCCCTCGTGCCCCTCCTGTCCGACCGCGACGCCGCCGACGACGCCGCGCGGGCCGCGGCCGAGTCCCACCCCGACCGCCGGTCTGCCCGGCTCATCGCCGCCGTGCTGCGCGACGGACCGTCGCTGTGCCTGATGCAGTTGCGTCCCGACGAGGACGCCGACCCCTACGCCGGGATAGAACTGCTCACCTACGAGGACCTGGCGCCGAATCTCGTCAGCGCGCTGTACGCCACCCTCGACGCCACGGAAGACGACTGA
- a CDS encoding UPF0182 family protein, translating into MGMRPPAGLPSLSKRSRVLLVLALVVAALLLVGPRLISTYTDWLWFGEVGFRGVFTTVLVTRLLLFLVVGVVVGGIVWLALLLAYRSRPVFVPVSGPNDPVARYRTTVMTRLRLFGLAIPIAVGLLAGLIAQSSWVTVQLFVNGGSFGVADPEFGLDVGFYTFDLPFYRFVLNWLFVAVLLAFFASLVTHYIFGGLKLAGRGGALTNAARVQLAVLAGTFILLKAVAYWFDRYSLLSSSRKEPTFTGGSYTDMNAVLQAKLILLAIAVICAGAFFAAIFLRDLRIPAMATALLVLSSILVGAVWPLVVEQFSVRPNAADKESAYIERNIAATRQAYGITDDKVEYQDYQGYGTTPPRDVPADVTTIANTRLLDPNILSRTFTQQQQLKNFYGFPPTLDIDRYDIDGEMRDYIVAARELSSKSLTGNQTDWINKHTVYTHGNGLVAAPANRVNAAAGESAEEAANSNSGYPVYMVSDIASQAAGDQVIPVEQPRIYYGEVIADTDADYAIVGGSEGSDPREYDTDTSRYTYTGSGGVPIGNWFNRLAFAAKYTERNILFSGAIGSDSKIIYNRDPRDRVTHVAPWLTADGDSYPAVVDGKVVWIVDAYTTLQDYPYAQRSSLDGLVEDSIDQNTGRLLPRKEVSYIRNSVKATVDAYDGTVKLYQVDQNDPVLDAWMGVFPDAVQPADSIPDELRAHFRYPEDLFKVQREMLAKYHVDDPKEFFTNNAFWSVPSDPTIDTSANQPPYYVLVGDPETGKPSFNLTSAMVGYSREFLSAYLSVKSDPENYGKFTVLQLPTDTQTQGPQQTQNSMISDPRVASERTLLERSNKIQYGNLLTLPIANGGILYVEPMYTERSSTGPNTSTFPQLSRVLVSYREPPPSNSVRVGYAPTLAQALDQVFGAGTGSVATAPSAEEGTPPETGTTPPVEQGAAPPAPTAPATPPSGTDVSAAVAELDASLDALTAAQRSGDFAAYGAALARVQKAVAAYEAIPK; encoded by the coding sequence GTGGGCATGCGGCCCCCCGCAGGTTTACCGTCGTTGTCCAAACGCAGTCGAGTGCTGCTGGTGCTGGCGCTCGTCGTCGCGGCCCTGCTGCTGGTGGGCCCGCGGCTGATCAGCACGTACACGGACTGGTTGTGGTTCGGTGAGGTCGGATTCCGTGGTGTCTTCACCACGGTCCTCGTCACCCGTCTGCTGCTCTTCCTCGTGGTGGGGGTGGTGGTCGGCGGAATCGTCTGGCTGGCACTGCTGCTCGCGTACCGTTCGCGGCCGGTGTTCGTGCCGGTGTCGGGTCCCAACGATCCGGTGGCGCGGTACCGCACCACGGTGATGACCCGGCTGCGCCTGTTCGGCCTCGCGATTCCGATCGCAGTGGGACTGCTCGCGGGCCTGATCGCCCAGTCCAGCTGGGTGACGGTGCAGCTGTTCGTCAACGGCGGCTCGTTCGGCGTCGCCGATCCCGAATTCGGCCTCGACGTCGGTTTCTACACGTTCGATCTGCCGTTCTACCGTTTCGTGCTCAATTGGCTGTTCGTGGCGGTGCTGCTGGCGTTCTTCGCGAGCCTGGTGACGCACTACATCTTCGGTGGCCTCAAGCTCGCGGGCCGGGGCGGGGCGCTGACCAATGCGGCGCGAGTCCAGTTGGCGGTGCTGGCGGGAACGTTCATTCTCCTCAAGGCCGTCGCGTACTGGTTCGACCGGTATTCCCTGCTGTCGAGCAGCCGTAAGGAGCCCACGTTCACCGGTGGTAGCTACACCGACATGAACGCGGTGCTGCAGGCGAAGCTGATCCTGCTGGCCATCGCGGTCATCTGCGCGGGCGCGTTCTTCGCCGCGATCTTCCTGCGCGATCTGCGGATTCCCGCAATGGCCACAGCCCTTCTCGTGCTCTCGTCGATCCTGGTCGGCGCGGTGTGGCCGCTCGTGGTGGAGCAGTTCTCGGTGCGTCCCAACGCCGCCGACAAGGAGAGCGCGTACATCGAGCGGAACATCGCCGCCACCCGGCAGGCGTACGGCATCACCGACGACAAGGTCGAGTACCAGGACTATCAGGGGTACGGGACGACGCCGCCGCGTGACGTGCCCGCCGACGTGACGACGATCGCGAACACGCGACTGCTGGACCCGAACATCCTGTCGCGGACGTTCACCCAGCAGCAGCAGCTGAAGAACTTCTACGGTTTCCCGCCGACGCTCGACATCGACAGGTACGACATCGACGGGGAGATGCGGGACTACATCGTCGCGGCCCGCGAGTTGTCGTCGAAGAGCCTGACGGGCAACCAGACGGACTGGATCAACAAGCACACCGTCTACACGCACGGCAACGGACTGGTCGCGGCCCCCGCGAACCGGGTGAACGCCGCCGCGGGCGAGTCGGCGGAGGAAGCCGCCAACAGCAACAGCGGTTACCCGGTCTACATGGTGAGCGACATCGCCTCACAGGCTGCCGGCGATCAGGTCATCCCGGTCGAGCAGCCGCGCATCTACTACGGCGAGGTCATCGCCGACACCGATGCCGACTACGCGATCGTCGGCGGTTCCGAGGGTTCGGATCCGCGGGAGTACGACACGGACACCTCGCGCTACACGTACACCGGTTCGGGTGGTGTGCCGATCGGCAACTGGTTCAACCGGCTGGCGTTCGCGGCGAAATACACCGAACGCAACATCCTGTTCTCCGGTGCCATCGGTTCGGATTCGAAGATCATCTACAACCGGGACCCCCGGGACCGGGTCACACACGTCGCACCGTGGCTGACCGCGGACGGTGATTCGTACCCGGCCGTCGTCGACGGCAAGGTCGTCTGGATCGTGGACGCCTACACCACGCTGCAGGATTACCCGTACGCGCAGCGCAGCTCGCTCGACGGACTCGTCGAGGACAGCATCGACCAGAACACCGGCCGTCTGCTGCCCCGCAAGGAGGTGTCCTACATCCGCAACTCGGTGAAGGCCACCGTCGACGCGTACGACGGCACCGTGAAGCTCTACCAGGTGGACCAGAACGATCCCGTGCTCGACGCGTGGATGGGTGTGTTCCCCGACGCCGTTCAGCCCGCGGATTCGATTCCCGACGAACTGCGCGCGCACTTCCGTTATCCCGAGGACCTGTTCAAGGTGCAGCGCGAGATGCTCGCCAAGTACCACGTGGACGACCCGAAGGAGTTCTTCACCAACAACGCGTTCTGGTCGGTGCCGAGCGATCCCACGATCGACACGAGCGCGAACCAGCCGCCGTACTACGTGCTGGTCGGTGATCCAGAGACCGGGAAACCGTCCTTCAACCTGACCAGTGCGATGGTGGGTTACAGCCGCGAGTTCCTCTCCGCCTATCTGTCGGTGAAGTCGGACCCGGAGAACTACGGCAAGTTCACGGTGCTCCAACTGCCGACGGACACCCAGACTCAGGGTCCGCAGCAGACGCAGAACTCGATGATCTCCGATCCGCGGGTGGCGTCGGAGAGAACGCTGCTCGAGAGATCGAACAAGATTCAGTACGGCAACCTGCTGACCCTGCCGATCGCGAACGGCGGCATCCTGTACGTCGAACCGATGTATACGGAGCGAAGTTCGACGGGCCCGAACACGTCGACGTTCCCGCAGCTGTCCCGAGTGCTGGTGAGCTACCGCGAGCCACCGCCGAGTAACAGCGTGCGCGTCGGGTACGCCCCGACACTGGCACAGGCGCTCGACCAGGTGTTCGGCGCCGGCACCGGCTCGGTAGCCACGGCGCCCAGCGCCGAGGAGGGGACACCTCCGGAGACGGGCACGACGCCGCCCGTCGAGCAGGGTGCGGCGCCGCCGGCGCCCACTGCGCCGGCGACTCCGCCGTCCGGCACGGACGTCTCGGCGGCTGTGGCGGAGCTGGATGCGTCGCTCGACGCGTTGACGGCGGCGCAGCGCAGCGGTGACTTCGCGGCATACGGTGCGGCCCTCGCCCGGGTGCAGAAGGCGGTCGCCGCGTACGAGGCGATCCCGAAGTAG